From a region of the Zingiber officinale cultivar Zhangliang chromosome 4B, Zo_v1.1, whole genome shotgun sequence genome:
- the LOC121978619 gene encoding uncharacterized protein LOC121978619 — MSAFEVLYSSCLAISASPTYASISNLDDELSSQVTLRFLGLFCFDRFFLFPFPVPILFLTPRDVFLTLLGFLSPAIELIHLRSKSPLFPTSHAEKAPNLGTRRIQERAFSDTSSFPSIAAFSRNAPNPRTRIFAHLLFSFDCCIFQERAESTLHLLRIIMDKSWMVLPRQTEKYRNGEKEKGHPPSRVELFQACFTHANGSPSSIIVAERLIGCSVLIKSLFDSTKIVAKGVLHSMDPNTIVGR; from the exons ATGTCGGCTTTTGAGGTGCTTTATTCTTCGTGcctagccatcagtgctagtccgacgTATGCTTCTATTTCTAACTTGGATGATGAGCTTTCATCCCAAGTGACCTTGAGATTCTTAGGCTTGTTTTGCTTTG ACCGATTCTTTCTTTTCCCTTTCCCTGTGCCGATTCTTTTTCTCACGCCGCGTGATGTTTTTCTCACGCTGCTAGGTTTCCTTTCGCCAGCGATTGAGCTCATTCACCTTCGATCGAAATCTCCTCTTTTCCCTACGTCGCATGCC GAAAAGGCGCCGAATCTAGGAACGCGCCGAATCCAAGAACGCGCATTTTCGGACACCTCCTCTTTTCCTTCGATTGCTGCATTTTCCAGGAACGCGCCGAATCCAAGAACGCGCATTTTCGCACACCTCCTCTTTTCCTTCGATTGCTGCATTTTCCAGGAACGCGCCGAATCCACCCTTCATCTTCTTAG aatcattATGGATAAGAGTTGGATGGTTTTACCGAGACAAACTGAGAAGTATAGAAATGGA gaaaaagaaaagggacaCCCTCCATCTCGAGTTGAATTATTCCAAGCTTGCTTTACTCATGCCAATGGAAGTCCTTCAAGTATtattgtagcagaaagattg attGGATGTTCTGTTttgatcaaaagtttatttgattcaACGAAAATTGTGGCAAAAGGAGTGCTCCATAGCATGGATCCAAATACTATAGTAGGGAGATAA